A region from the Citrobacter koseri ATCC BAA-895 genome encodes:
- a CDS encoding amino acid ABC transporter permease: MTKALLSHPMRPANNGAGRIILWVRKNLFSSWSNSLLTLFCLWLMWILIPPLLNWAFLQANWVGSTRADCTKAGACWVFIHERFGQFMYGLYPHDQRWRINLALLVGLASIVPMFWKAMPRRGRYIAAWAVIYPIVVWWLMYGGFFGLERVETRQWGGLTLTLIIASVGIAGALPLGILLALGRRSHMPIVRMLSVIFIEFWRGVPLITVLFMSSVMLPLFMSEGTSIDKLIRALVGVILFQSAYVAEVVRGGLQALPKGQYEAAESLALGYWKTQGLVILPQALKLVIPGLVNTIIALFKDTSLVIIIGLFDLFSSVQQATVDPAWLGMSTEGYVFAALIYWIFCFSMSRYSQHLEKRFNTGRTPH; encoded by the coding sequence ATGACAAAAGCTCTTCTGTCTCATCCCATGCGCCCGGCCAATAACGGCGCAGGTCGCATAATTTTGTGGGTACGTAAAAATCTCTTTTCCAGTTGGTCCAATAGCCTGCTAACCCTTTTTTGTCTGTGGCTCATGTGGATACTCATTCCCCCCTTGCTGAACTGGGCGTTTCTACAGGCTAACTGGGTGGGTTCGACGCGTGCTGATTGCACGAAAGCGGGTGCCTGCTGGGTATTTATCCACGAACGTTTTGGTCAGTTTATGTATGGGCTTTATCCACATGACCAACGCTGGCGCATCAACCTGGCATTACTCGTTGGTCTGGCCTCCATTGTGCCGATGTTCTGGAAAGCAATGCCCCGTCGCGGGCGCTACATCGCCGCATGGGCGGTTATCTATCCTATTGTTGTCTGGTGGCTGATGTATGGCGGTTTCTTCGGGCTGGAGCGGGTAGAAACGCGGCAATGGGGAGGATTAACGCTCACGTTGATCATCGCTTCCGTCGGTATTGCGGGTGCCCTTCCTCTGGGAATTTTGCTGGCGCTGGGCCGTCGCTCTCATATGCCGATCGTTCGGATGCTCTCCGTTATCTTTATCGAGTTCTGGCGAGGCGTACCGTTAATCACCGTGCTGTTTATGTCTTCGGTCATGCTGCCGCTGTTTATGTCGGAAGGAACCAGTATCGACAAACTTATCCGGGCGCTGGTCGGGGTGATCCTTTTTCAGTCTGCCTACGTCGCAGAGGTCGTACGCGGAGGGTTACAGGCATTACCGAAAGGGCAGTATGAGGCCGCGGAATCTCTGGCGCTCGGGTACTGGAAAACCCAGGGACTGGTCATTCTCCCCCAGGCGTTGAAGCTGGTAATCCCGGGTCTGGTGAACACCATTATCGCCCTGTTTAAAGATACCAGCCTGGTGATCATTATCGGTTTATTTGACCTTTTCAGTAGCGTTCAGCAAGCAACTGTTGACCCTGCATGGCTGGGGATGTCGACCGAAGGGTATGTTTTTGCCGCACTGATTTACTGGATTTTCTGCTTCAGCATGTCGCGTTACAGCCAGCATCTGGAGAAACGTTTTAACACCGGGCGTACGCCGCACTGA
- a CDS encoding amino acid ABC transporter ATP-binding protein: MSQLLIQPADAMITLENVNKWYGQFHVLKDINLNVKQGERIVLCGPSGSGKSTTIRCINHLEEHQQGRIVVDGIELNEDIRNIERVRQEVGMVFQHFNLFPHLTVLQNCTLAPIWVRKMPKKEAEALAMHYLERVRIAEHAHKFPGQISGGQQQRVAIARSLCMKPKIMLFDEPTSALDPEMVKEVLDTMIGLAQSGMTMLCVTHEMGFARTVADRVIFMDRGEIVEQAPPEEFFAHPKSERTRAFLSQVIH, encoded by the coding sequence ATGAGCCAATTATTAATTCAACCTGCCGACGCGATGATCACGCTGGAAAACGTCAATAAATGGTACGGTCAGTTTCATGTTCTGAAAGACATTAATCTGAACGTGAAACAGGGGGAGCGTATCGTGCTGTGTGGCCCTTCCGGCTCGGGTAAATCCACGACCATTCGCTGTATTAATCATCTGGAGGAACATCAACAAGGGCGTATTGTGGTAGACGGTATTGAACTCAATGAAGACATTCGCAATATCGAGCGGGTAAGACAGGAAGTCGGTATGGTGTTCCAGCACTTCAACCTCTTCCCACATCTGACGGTACTGCAAAACTGTACTCTGGCGCCGATTTGGGTGCGGAAGATGCCAAAGAAAGAAGCTGAAGCACTGGCGATGCATTACCTGGAACGTGTGCGCATCGCTGAGCACGCCCATAAGTTTCCAGGGCAGATTTCCGGCGGGCAACAGCAGCGCGTGGCCATTGCACGTTCGCTATGCATGAAGCCCAAAATTATGCTGTTTGATGAACCGACTTCCGCGCTGGATCCTGAGATGGTGAAAGAGGTGCTGGATACCATGATTGGTCTGGCACAGTCCGGGATGACAATGCTTTGCGTCACCCACGAAATGGGCTTTGCCCGAACGGTAGCAGACAGGGTGATCTTTATGGATCGCGGTGAAATTGTTGAGCAGGCGCCACCGGAAGAGTTTTTTGCCCATCCTAAATCAGAGCGTACCCGGGCGTTTTTGTCTCAAGTCATTCACTAA
- a CDS encoding gamma carbonic anhydrase family protein — MSDVLRPYKDLFPQIGQRVMIDSSSVVIGDVRLADDVGIWPLVVIRGDVNYVEIGARSNIQDGSVLHVTHKSTTNPQGNPLIVGEDVTVGHKVMLHGCTIGNRVLVGMGSILLDGAVIEDDVMIGAGSLVPQNKRLESGYLYLGSPVKQIRPLSDEEKAGLQYSANNYVKWKDEYLSQDSQTQP, encoded by the coding sequence ATGTCTGACGTATTACGTCCTTATAAGGATCTTTTCCCACAGATCGGGCAACGCGTGATGATCGATTCCAGTAGCGTCGTCATTGGCGATGTTCGTCTGGCTGATGACGTCGGGATCTGGCCGCTGGTCGTCATTCGTGGCGATGTGAACTATGTAGAGATTGGCGCCCGCTCAAATATCCAGGACGGCAGCGTGCTGCATGTGACGCACAAATCCACCACTAACCCGCAAGGTAATCCGCTTATTGTGGGTGAAGATGTCACTGTCGGGCATAAAGTCATGCTCCACGGCTGCACTATCGGCAACCGGGTTCTGGTTGGCATGGGGTCCATTCTGCTGGATGGCGCGGTAATAGAAGATGACGTCATGATCGGCGCTGGCAGCCTGGTGCCGCAAAACAAGCGCCTGGAAAGCGGCTATCTGTATCTGGGGAGTCCGGTGAAGCAGATCCGTCCGCTAAGTGATGAAGAGAAAGCCGGGCTACAGTACTCCGCAAATAACTATGTGAAATGGAAAGATGAATACCTGAGTCAGGACAGCCAGACCCAACCCTGA
- a CDS encoding DUF1488 domain-containing protein: protein MNQAIQFPDREEWDADLEAVSFPALVNGMQLMCAIKGTTLAHRFGGDTPERWLADFCEHRWDLEEEAEALIQSQQEDDQGWVWLS, encoded by the coding sequence ATGAACCAGGCTATTCAGTTTCCTGACAGAGAAGAGTGGGACGCGGACCTTGAGGCCGTTAGCTTTCCCGCACTGGTGAATGGGATGCAGTTAATGTGTGCTATCAAGGGAACCACGCTGGCGCATCGCTTTGGCGGCGATACGCCAGAACGGTGGTTGGCAGACTTTTGTGAACATCGCTGGGATCTGGAAGAAGAAGCGGAAGCGTTGATCCAGTCCCAGCAGGAAGACGATCAGGGTTGGGTCTGGCTGTCCTGA
- the aroE gene encoding shikimate dehydrogenase produces the protein METYAVFGNPIAHSKSPFIHQQFAQQLKIDHPYGRVLAPVDDFVNTLNAFFAQGGKGANVTVPFKEEAFARADELTERAALAGAVNTLKRLDDGRLLGDNTDGIGLLSDLERLSFIRPGLRILLIGAGGASRGVLLPLLSMDCAVTIANRTASRAEELAQIFAHTGSVQALRLDALEGHEFDLIINATSSGISGDIPAIPSSLIHPAVCCYDMFYQKGNTPFLAWCAEQGAKRYADGLGMLVGQAAHAVFLWHGVLPDVEPVIATLKQELLA, from the coding sequence ATGGAAACCTATGCCGTTTTTGGTAACCCGATTGCGCACAGCAAGTCGCCATTTATTCATCAGCAGTTTGCGCAGCAACTGAAGATAGATCATCCCTATGGGCGTGTTCTGGCGCCGGTTGATGATTTCGTGAATACCCTTAATGCCTTTTTTGCGCAAGGAGGGAAAGGGGCGAACGTTACCGTTCCTTTTAAAGAGGAAGCGTTTGCACGCGCAGATGAACTGACGGAGCGTGCGGCGCTTGCCGGGGCGGTGAATACCCTGAAACGCCTTGATGATGGTCGCTTGCTGGGGGATAACACCGACGGCATCGGCCTGTTGAGCGATCTTGAACGTTTGTCTTTCATTCGTCCGGGGCTACGCATCCTGCTGATTGGGGCAGGGGGGGCTTCTAGGGGCGTACTGTTACCGCTGCTATCAATGGATTGTGCGGTTACTATTGCGAACCGAACCGCTTCCCGTGCTGAAGAACTGGCGCAAATATTCGCTCATACCGGCAGTGTTCAGGCCCTTCGTCTTGATGCGCTGGAAGGCCATGAATTCGATCTGATCATCAATGCGACATCCAGTGGAATTAGCGGTGATATTCCCGCGATCCCGTCATCGCTCATTCATCCTGCTGTCTGTTGCTACGATATGTTTTATCAAAAGGGAAATACGCCGTTCCTTGCCTGGTGTGCGGAGCAAGGGGCAAAGCGGTATGCCGATGGTTTGGGGATGCTGGTGGGGCAAGCCGCGCATGCTGTTTTTCTCTGGCATGGCGTATTGCCTGACGTGGAACCTGTTATTGCAACGCTGAAGCAGGAACTGTTGGCATGA
- the tsaC gene encoding L-threonylcarbamoyladenylate synthase type 1 TsaC — protein sequence MNNNLPTDAIAAAVAVLHKECVIAYPTEAVFGVGCDPDSETAVNRLLELKQRPVEKGLILIAANFEQLKPYIDDSMLTDTQREAIFACWPGPVTFVFPAPATTPRWLTGRFDSLAVRVTDHPLVVSLCQAYGKPLVSTSANLTGLPPCRTVEEVRAQFGADFPVVEGETGGRLNPSEIRDALTGELFRQG from the coding sequence GTGAATAATAACCTGCCTACAGACGCTATCGCGGCAGCGGTAGCGGTACTGCATAAAGAATGTGTCATCGCGTATCCCACAGAAGCTGTTTTCGGTGTCGGGTGCGATCCTGATAGTGAAACGGCGGTCAACCGCTTACTTGAATTGAAACAGCGTCCGGTTGAAAAAGGCCTCATTTTAATTGCGGCAAATTTTGAGCAGCTTAAGCCATATATTGATGACAGCATGCTGACAGATACGCAACGAGAAGCGATCTTTGCGTGCTGGCCTGGCCCGGTGACGTTTGTTTTTCCTGCACCGGCGACAACGCCGCGCTGGTTGACGGGACGTTTTGATTCGCTGGCGGTTCGCGTTACGGATCACCCGCTGGTGGTCTCATTGTGCCAGGCTTATGGCAAACCGTTAGTTTCCACCAGTGCGAATTTGACAGGGTTGCCTCCCTGCCGCACGGTCGAAGAAGTACGGGCGCAGTTTGGCGCGGATTTCCCCGTTGTTGAGGGGGAAACGGGAGGACGTCTGAATCCTTCTGAAATTCGTGATGCCCTGACGGGCGAGCTGTTTCGACAGGGGTAA
- a CDS encoding DNA topoisomerase family protein, with translation MAKSALFTVHKNEPCPQCGAELVIRSGKHGPFLGCSHYPECDYVRPLKSSADGHIVKVLEGKFCPACGAELVLRQGRFGMFIGCSDYPACGHTELIDKPDETAITCPQCQKGHLVQRRSRYGKTFHSCDRYPECQFVINFKPIAGECPECHYPLLIEKKTAQGVKHFCASKQCGKPVPAEQQSE, from the coding sequence ATGGCTAAATCAGCACTGTTTACGGTGCATAAAAATGAGCCCTGCCCACAGTGCGGGGCTGAACTTGTTATTCGCTCCGGGAAACACGGTCCTTTTCTCGGCTGCTCACACTATCCAGAATGTGATTATGTCCGTCCGCTGAAATCGTCAGCAGACGGACATATCGTCAAAGTTCTGGAGGGGAAGTTTTGCCCGGCATGTGGCGCGGAGCTGGTATTGCGGCAGGGGCGGTTCGGCATGTTTATCGGTTGCAGTGACTACCCCGCGTGTGGCCATACCGAACTGATCGACAAACCAGACGAAACTGCCATTACCTGCCCTCAGTGCCAAAAAGGTCATCTGGTTCAACGGCGTTCCCGTTATGGTAAAACCTTTCATTCCTGCGATCGCTATCCTGAATGTCAGTTTGTCATTAACTTCAAACCGATAGCCGGAGAGTGTCCTGAATGTCACTATCCGCTACTCATCGAAAAGAAAACCGCGCAGGGTGTGAAGCACTTTTGCGCCAGTAAACAATGTGGAAAGCCGGTTCCGGCGGAACAACAAAGTGAATAA
- the smg gene encoding DUF494 family protein Smg, with amino-acid sequence MFDVLMYLFETYIHNEAELRVDQDKLERDLTDAGFDREDIYNALLWLEKLADYQEGLAEPMQLASDPLSVRIYTAEECNRLDASCRGFLLFLEQIQVLNLETREMVIERVLALDTAEFDLEDLKWVILMVLFNIPGCENAYQQMEELLFEVNEGMLH; translated from the coding sequence ATGTTCGACGTACTAATGTATTTGTTTGAGACTTACATCCATAACGAAGCTGAATTGCGTGTGGATCAGGACAAACTGGAACGGGATCTTACCGACGCTGGCTTTGACCGTGAAGACATCTACAACGCGCTACTGTGGCTGGAAAAGCTTGCTGATTATCAGGAAGGCCTCGCCGAACCTATGCAACTGGCTTCCGATCCGCTCTCCGTACGTATTTACACGGCAGAGGAGTGCAATCGACTGGATGCCAGCTGTCGGGGGTTTCTGTTATTCCTCGAGCAGATTCAGGTGCTAAACCTCGAAACGCGAGAAATGGTGATTGAACGCGTGCTCGCGCTGGATACCGCAGAATTCGATCTGGAAGACCTGAAGTGGGTGATCCTGATGGTTTTATTTAACATTCCGGGTTGTGAAAATGCGTATCAGCAAATGGAAGAATTACTCTTTGAAGTGAATGAAGGTATGCTGCATTAA
- the dprA gene encoding DNA-protecting protein DprA — translation MTCTEIWLRLMHVSELYGDAMLSIANLLIQQRQIDKTLLQNAGLTSRQAERFLTVPQKALDDAQHWLEQPHHHLILAGSARYPAQLNAIADYPGAFFVAGDPECLQNFQLGVVGSRTPSWYGERWGRLFCESLAVKGVTITSGLARGVDGVAHKAALNANGKSVAVLGNGLGSIHPRRHTRLAEGLIDAGGALVSEFPLATFPLPHHFPRRNRIISGLSKGVLVVEAALRSGSLVTARCALEQGRDVFALPGPIGSPGSEGPHWLIKQGATLVTAPEDILENLQYGLHWLPDEAENSLYSPDQEVAALPFPMLLANVGDEVTPVDVVAERAGQPVPEVVAQLLELELAGWIAAVPGGYVRLRRASHVRRTNVFV, via the coding sequence ATGACCTGTACCGAAATTTGGTTACGTTTGATGCATGTGAGTGAATTGTATGGCGATGCAATGTTGAGCATTGCGAATTTGCTCATACAACAGCGTCAGATTGATAAGACTTTGCTTCAGAACGCAGGGTTAACGTCCCGACAAGCGGAACGCTTTTTAACCGTCCCGCAAAAAGCGCTGGATGACGCGCAGCACTGGCTTGAGCAACCTCATCACCATTTGATTCTGGCCGGCAGCGCGCGTTATCCGGCACAGTTGAATGCGATTGCAGATTATCCCGGCGCTTTTTTTGTTGCGGGTGATCCAGAATGTCTCCAGAACTTCCAGCTTGGCGTCGTAGGAAGCCGGACACCTTCCTGGTATGGCGAGCGATGGGGGCGCTTGTTCTGTGAAAGTCTTGCCGTAAAAGGGGTGACGATTACCAGCGGGCTGGCGAGAGGAGTTGATGGCGTTGCGCATAAAGCCGCCTTAAACGCGAACGGGAAAAGCGTGGCTGTGCTGGGCAACGGTCTGGGAAGTATCCATCCCCGACGACATACCCGGCTGGCTGAGGGGCTGATAGACGCCGGTGGCGCGCTGGTGTCGGAGTTTCCATTAGCGACGTTCCCTTTACCGCACCATTTTCCCCGACGAAACCGCATCATTAGCGGCCTGAGCAAAGGCGTGCTGGTTGTTGAAGCGGCACTACGAAGCGGCTCTTTGGTTACCGCGCGCTGTGCGCTGGAGCAAGGGAGGGATGTCTTTGCCTTGCCAGGGCCGATAGGCAGCCCTGGCAGTGAAGGGCCGCATTGGTTGATCAAACAGGGCGCCACTCTTGTGACGGCGCCAGAGGATATTCTGGAAAATTTGCAATACGGCTTACATTGGCTGCCAGATGAGGCCGAAAATTCACTTTATTCACCAGATCAGGAAGTCGCAGCATTGCCATTTCCTATGCTCCTGGCTAACGTAGGAGATGAGGTAACACCTGTTGACGTCGTCGCTGAACGTGCCGGCCAACCTGTGCCAGAGGTAGTGGCTCAGCTACTCGAACTGGAGTTAGCAGGATGGATCGCAGCTGTACCCGGCGGCTATGTCCGATTAAGGAGGGCAAGCCATGTTCGACGTACTAATGTATTTGTTTGA
- the def gene encoding peptide deformylase — MAVLQVLHIPDERLRKVAKPVEEVNAEIQRIVDDMFETMYAEEGIGLAATQVDIHQRIIVIDVSENRDERLVLINPELLEKSGETGIEEGCLSIPEQRALVPRAEKVKIRALDRDGKSFELEADGLLAICIQHEMDHLVGKLFIDYLSPLKQQRIRQKVEKLDRLNARA, encoded by the coding sequence ATGGCAGTTTTGCAAGTGTTACATATTCCGGACGAGCGTCTTCGCAAAGTCGCAAAACCGGTAGAAGAAGTGAATGCAGAAATTCAGCGTATCGTCGATGATATGTTCGAAACGATGTATGCAGAAGAAGGTATTGGCCTGGCGGCAACGCAGGTCGATATTCATCAACGTATCATCGTGATTGATGTTTCGGAAAACCGCGACGAGCGTCTGGTGTTAATCAACCCGGAACTGCTGGAAAAAAGCGGTGAGACGGGGATTGAAGAAGGCTGTCTGTCTATTCCTGAACAGCGAGCTTTAGTGCCGCGTGCGGAGAAAGTGAAAATTCGCGCACTCGACCGCGACGGTAAATCTTTTGAGCTGGAAGCAGACGGCCTGTTGGCTATCTGTATTCAGCACGAGATGGATCACCTGGTCGGTAAACTGTTTATCGATTATCTGTCGCCGCTGAAGCAACAACGTATTCGTCAGAAAGTTGAGAAACTCGACCGCCTGAACGCCCGAGCTTAA
- the fmt gene encoding methionyl-tRNA formyltransferase, producing the protein MSDSLRIIFAGTPDFAARHLDALLSSGHNIVGVFTQPDRPAGRGKKLMPSPVKVLAEEKGIAVFQPASLRPQENQHLVADLHADVMVVVAYGLILPKAVLDMPRLGCINVHGSLLPRWRGAAPIQRSLWAGDAETGVTIMQMDVGLDTGDMLYKLACPITEKDTSGTLYDKLADLGPQGLIETLKQLENGTAKPEVQDNALATHAEKLSKEEARMDWSLSAAQLERCIRAFNPWPMSWMEIDGQPVKVWQASVIERVTQAEPGTILDATKQGIQVATGNGILNLLSLQPAGKKAMSAQDLLNSRREWFIPGNRLA; encoded by the coding sequence GTGTCAGACTCACTACGTATTATTTTTGCGGGTACACCTGACTTTGCAGCGCGTCATCTTGACGCGCTGTTGTCTTCTGGACACAACATCGTTGGCGTGTTTACCCAACCCGACCGCCCGGCTGGACGCGGTAAAAAGCTGATGCCCAGCCCGGTGAAAGTGTTGGCGGAAGAGAAAGGAATAGCGGTTTTTCAGCCCGCCTCCTTGCGCCCACAAGAAAACCAGCATTTAGTCGCAGACTTACACGCTGACGTAATGGTCGTGGTGGCGTATGGCCTGATTCTGCCAAAAGCGGTGCTGGATATGCCGCGACTCGGCTGCATCAACGTTCACGGTTCCCTGCTCCCGCGCTGGCGTGGCGCAGCGCCGATCCAACGTTCACTTTGGGCTGGTGATGCCGAAACGGGCGTAACCATCATGCAAATGGATGTGGGTCTGGATACTGGCGATATGCTCTATAAACTTGCCTGTCCAATCACCGAGAAAGACACCAGCGGCACGCTGTATGACAAGCTGGCGGATCTTGGTCCACAGGGGCTGATTGAAACGCTGAAACAGTTAGAAAACGGTACCGCGAAGCCAGAAGTACAGGACAACGCCCTGGCCACTCACGCTGAGAAACTTAGCAAAGAAGAGGCGCGTATGGACTGGTCTCTCTCTGCTGCACAGCTTGAACGCTGCATCCGCGCCTTTAATCCCTGGCCAATGAGCTGGATGGAAATTGACGGTCAGCCGGTAAAAGTGTGGCAGGCGTCAGTGATAGAGCGCGTAACGCAAGCGGAACCGGGCACCATTCTTGACGCGACTAAACAAGGTATTCAGGTTGCAACCGGCAACGGCATCCTGAACCTGCTCTCCCTTCAACCCGCAGGTAAGAAGGCAATGAGCGCGCAGGATCTTTTAAATTCACGTCGGGAATGGTTTATTCCTGGCAACCGTCTGGCCTGA
- the rsmB gene encoding 16S rRNA (cytosine(967)-C(5))-methyltransferase RsmB — MKKQNLRSLAAQAVEQVVEQGQSLSNVLPPLQQKVSDKDKALLQELCFGVLRTLSQLEWLINKLMSRPMTGKQRTVHYLIMVGFYQLLHTRIPPHAALAETVEGAVAIKRPQLKGLINGVLRQFQRQQEALLAEFATSEARFLHPSWLLKRLQKSYPTQWEAIVEANNQRPPMWLRVNRTHHSRDSWLTLLQDAGMNGFPHSAYPDALRLESPAPVHALPGFEEGWVTVQDASAQGCVSFLAPQNGEKILDLCAAPGGKTTHILEAAPEAQVLAVDVDEQRLSRVYDNLKRLGMKATVKQGDGRYPAQWCGEQKFDRILLDAPCSATGVIRRHPDIKWLRRDRDIAELAKLQSEILDAIWPHLKSGGTLVYATCSVLPEENSQQILAFLQRTPDATLTGTGTPAQPGVQNLPGAEEGDGFFYAKLIKK, encoded by the coding sequence ATGAAAAAACAAAATTTACGCAGTCTGGCGGCACAGGCCGTTGAGCAGGTCGTTGAGCAAGGGCAATCCTTAAGTAATGTCCTGCCACCACTACAGCAAAAAGTCTCCGATAAAGACAAAGCGCTGCTTCAGGAGCTGTGCTTTGGCGTGTTGCGCACCCTTTCGCAGCTGGAGTGGCTGATTAATAAATTAATGTCTCGCCCGATGACCGGTAAGCAACGCACCGTGCATTACCTGATCATGGTAGGGTTTTACCAGCTATTGCACACACGAATTCCACCACATGCAGCCCTCGCGGAAACGGTTGAAGGTGCTGTTGCTATTAAGCGCCCACAGCTTAAAGGGCTGATCAATGGCGTTTTGCGTCAGTTTCAGCGTCAGCAGGAGGCGTTGCTGGCTGAGTTTGCGACCAGCGAGGCGCGTTTTCTGCATCCGTCCTGGCTGCTAAAGCGCCTGCAAAAATCCTATCCCACCCAATGGGAAGCGATTGTCGAAGCCAACAACCAACGTCCTCCAATGTGGTTACGCGTGAACCGTACACATCATTCACGCGACAGCTGGCTCACGTTATTACAGGACGCAGGAATGAATGGTTTTCCCCATTCGGCCTATCCTGACGCCCTACGTCTTGAGTCTCCGGCTCCGGTTCATGCCTTACCCGGTTTTGAAGAGGGTTGGGTAACGGTTCAGGATGCTTCCGCGCAAGGCTGTGTTAGCTTCCTCGCCCCGCAAAACGGCGAGAAAATCCTGGATTTGTGCGCCGCACCGGGGGGTAAAACAACGCATATACTCGAAGCCGCGCCTGAAGCGCAGGTGTTAGCTGTCGATGTCGACGAACAGCGTCTTTCACGCGTTTACGATAACCTTAAACGTCTGGGGATGAAGGCAACCGTCAAACAGGGTGATGGTCGATATCCCGCGCAATGGTGTGGCGAGCAGAAATTTGACCGTATTCTGCTGGATGCGCCTTGTTCAGCCACCGGCGTCATTCGTCGTCACCCGGATATCAAATGGCTACGCCGCGATCGTGATATTGCTGAACTGGCAAAATTACAGTCGGAAATTCTGGATGCCATATGGCCACATTTAAAGTCAGGCGGAACACTGGTCTACGCGACCTGTTCTGTCCTGCCGGAAGAGAATAGCCAACAGATTCTGGCCTTTTTACAGCGCACCCCGGACGCCACCCTGACCGGCACCGGAACCCCCGCTCAACCGGGCGTGCAAAATCTGCCTGGTGCGGAAGAAGGTGACGGCTTCTTTTACGCTAAGCTAATCAAAAAGTGA
- the trkA gene encoding Trk system potassium transporter TrkA — translation MKIIILGAGQVGGTLAENLVGENNDITVVDINGERLRSLQDKFDLRVVQGHGSHPRVLREAGADDADMLVAVTSSDETNMVACQVAYSLFNTPNRIARIRSPDYVRDADKLFHSEAVPIDHLIAPEQLVIDNIYRLIEYPGALQVVNFAEGKVSLAVVKAYYGGPLIGNALSTMREHMPHIDTRVAAIFRHDRPIRPQGSTIVEAGDEVFFIAASQHIRAVMSELQRLEKPYKRIMLVGGGNIGAGLARRLEKDYSVKLIERDQQRASELAEKLQNTIVFFGDASDQELLAEEHIDQVDLFIAVTNDDEANIMSAMLAKRMGAKKVMVLIQRRAYVDLVQGSVIDIAISPQQATISALLSHVRKADIVGVSSLRRGVAEAIEAVAHGDESTSRVVGRAIDEIKLPPGTIIGAVVRGNDVMIANDNLRIEQGDHVIMFLTDKKFITDVERLFQPSPFFL, via the coding sequence ATGAAAATTATCATTCTGGGCGCAGGGCAAGTCGGCGGCACGCTGGCTGAAAACTTGGTCGGAGAGAACAACGACATCACGGTGGTCGATATCAATGGCGAACGCCTGCGTAGTTTACAGGACAAGTTCGATCTCCGCGTCGTGCAAGGGCATGGCTCTCACCCTCGCGTGCTGCGTGAAGCGGGTGCAGACGATGCGGATATGCTGGTCGCCGTGACCAGTTCCGATGAAACGAATATGGTCGCCTGCCAGGTGGCCTATTCACTCTTCAATACGCCAAATCGTATCGCCCGTATCCGTTCGCCAGATTATGTCCGCGATGCGGATAAACTCTTCCACTCTGAAGCTGTCCCCATCGACCATCTTATTGCGCCAGAGCAACTGGTCATCGATAACATTTATCGCCTGATCGAATATCCCGGCGCATTGCAGGTCGTTAATTTCGCCGAAGGTAAAGTCAGTCTTGCGGTAGTGAAAGCCTATTATGGCGGGCCACTGATCGGGAACGCGTTATCCACGATGCGTGAGCATATGCCACATATTGATACCCGCGTCGCCGCGATATTCCGTCATGACCGCCCCATTCGTCCCCAGGGTTCGACTATTGTAGAAGCAGGCGATGAAGTCTTTTTTATTGCCGCATCACAGCATATCCGCGCGGTAATGAGCGAACTGCAACGTCTGGAGAAACCCTATAAGCGTATTATGTTAGTCGGAGGGGGAAATATCGGTGCCGGTCTCGCGCGTCGTCTGGAAAAAGATTACAGCGTCAAACTGATCGAGCGCGATCAACAGCGGGCCTCCGAACTTGCCGAAAAACTGCAAAATACAATCGTCTTTTTTGGCGATGCGTCGGATCAGGAACTGCTGGCTGAAGAGCATATTGATCAGGTTGATCTGTTTATTGCAGTCACCAACGATGATGAAGCCAACATTATGTCGGCAATGCTGGCCAAACGGATGGGTGCGAAGAAAGTAATGGTGCTCATTCAACGTCGCGCCTATGTGGATCTCGTCCAGGGGAGCGTCATTGATATTGCCATTTCGCCACAGCAGGCCACGATTTCCGCGTTACTCAGCCATGTGCGTAAAGCCGATATTGTGGGAGTGTCATCGCTACGTCGTGGTGTAGCAGAAGCAATTGAAGCCGTTGCCCACGGTGATGAAAGTACATCTCGCGTCGTAGGCCGCGCCATTGATGAAATTAAACTTCCACCAGGAACAATAATTGGCGCTGTGGTTCGCGGTAACGATGTAATGATTGCCAATGACAATTTGCGCATTGAACAAGGCGATCATGTGATTATGTTCCTGACGGATAAAAAGTTTATTACCGACGTCGAACGCTTATTCCAGCCAAGTCCTTTCTTCCTGTAA